One genomic segment of Candidatus Eisenbacteria bacterium includes these proteins:
- a CDS encoding thymidine phosphorylase, translating to MNACQIIAKKRDGKPITEEEIQFFIKGFAEGAVADYQMSAFLMAVFFRGMGLEETVSLTRAMINSGKVLDLGGIEGKKVDKHSTGGVGDKVSLVLAPLVASAGVKVPMVSGRTLGHTGGTLDKLESIPGLKTLLTSKEFVEIVGSVGFAIAAQSDEFVPADQGMYALRGVTGTVESVPLIVSSILSKKFAAGIDAIVFDVKCGGGAFMLDISEAEKLARELVRVTALLGKTGRALITNMDEPLGCAVGNALEVKEALECLRGEGPSDLRELTIELAIEMLLLAGAESDRGDARNRLERLLDSGKALEKFRQFVEAQGGEVGVVDETSLLPRAPRVETVVAERDGFVSSIDARALGELCIDMGGGRRLRNDEVDKSVGFLLRAKVGDKVSGGSPLADVHFNPARGNVTRKVGEAFKLSEQAAQRRKLVLSRLPSAG from the coding sequence ATGAACGCTTGCCAGATAATTGCCAAGAAGAGAGACGGGAAACCCATTACGGAAGAGGAAATCCAGTTTTTCATCAAGGGTTTTGCGGAAGGGGCCGTTGCCGACTACCAGATGTCGGCGTTCCTGATGGCGGTGTTTTTCAGGGGCATGGGCTTGGAGGAGACCGTGAGCCTTACGCGGGCCATGATAAACTCCGGCAAGGTACTGGACCTCGGGGGCATAGAAGGGAAGAAGGTCGACAAGCACAGCACCGGCGGGGTGGGAGACAAGGTCTCGCTCGTGCTTGCGCCTCTTGTTGCCTCGGCGGGCGTAAAGGTGCCGATGGTGTCGGGAAGGACTCTCGGTCACACCGGCGGCACTCTGGATAAACTTGAGTCCATTCCTGGGCTCAAGACCCTCCTCACATCAAAGGAATTTGTTGAGATCGTGGGCAGCGTTGGGTTTGCCATAGCCGCCCAGAGTGACGAGTTCGTGCCCGCAGACCAGGGAATGTACGCCCTTCGAGGAGTGACCGGCACGGTAGAATCCGTTCCCCTCATCGTCAGCAGTATCCTCAGCAAGAAGTTCGCCGCAGGAATAGACGCGATCGTTTTTGACGTAAAATGTGGCGGCGGCGCTTTCATGCTGGACATCTCCGAGGCCGAGAAACTCGCACGAGAGCTTGTTCGTGTCACCGCATTGCTTGGTAAGACGGGCAGGGCCCTTATCACAAATATGGATGAACCTCTCGGGTGCGCCGTCGGAAATGCCCTGGAAGTCAAGGAAGCCCTTGAGTGCTTGCGGGGTGAAGGGCCCAGTGACCTCCGTGAACTCACGATTGAGCTGGCAATTGAAATGCTCCTTCTCGCCGGTGCCGAGAGTGACCGCGGAGACGCTAGAAATCGTCTGGAGAGATTACTTGATTCAGGCAAGGCCCTCGAGAAATTCCGGCAATTCGTCGAGGCGCAGGGTGGAGAGGTCGGAGTGGTGGACGAGACGTCGCTTCTTCCTCGCGCGCCGCGGGTCGAGACGGTCGTCGCTGAGCGCGACGGCTTTGTGTCTAGCATAGACGCACGAGCCCTTGGCGAATTGTGCATCGACATGGGCGGTGGGCGACGCTTGCGCAATGACGAAGTGGACAAGTCGGTGGGGTTCTTGCTGAGAGCCAAGGTCGGGGACAAAGTCTCTGGTGGAAGCCCCCTGGCGGACGTTCACTTCAATCCTGCTCGCGGGAACGTCACGAGGAAGGTGGGCGAGGCCTTCAAGTTGAGTGAGCAGGCCGCGCAGAGACGAAAGCTAGTCTTGAGCAGATTGCCCTCCGCCGGCTAG
- the deoC gene encoding deoxyribose-phosphate aldolase, whose product MGVTPRDAAVASLIDHTLLKPDATTDDIAKLCDEAIKHGFAAVCVQPWHVRLVAERLDRAGARVKACSVAGFPHGANRSDVKAFEAKRAVGDGAREVDMVINVGALRSGDYRYVENDVRGVVEACGRGVVTKVILETGYLNDEEKIKACALTKAAGASFVKTSTGFGPRGASVEDIRLMRKVVGEEMGVKAAGGIKTAEDLKKMVEAGATRIGTSASIKIIGSA is encoded by the coding sequence ATTGGCGTCACTCCCAGAGATGCGGCGGTAGCCTCTCTCATAGATCACACGCTCCTAAAACCTGACGCCACCACGGACGACATAGCGAAATTGTGCGACGAGGCCATCAAGCATGGCTTCGCGGCCGTATGCGTTCAGCCGTGGCACGTGCGCCTTGTTGCAGAGAGACTGGACAGGGCCGGCGCGAGAGTGAAGGCCTGCTCGGTGGCAGGTTTTCCTCACGGTGCCAATCGCAGCGACGTGAAGGCGTTTGAAGCAAAGCGAGCCGTCGGTGACGGGGCGAGGGAAGTGGACATGGTGATAAACGTGGGCGCACTGAGATCCGGAGACTACCGCTACGTGGAGAATGATGTGAGGGGCGTCGTGGAAGCGTGCGGGAGGGGTGTGGTCACGAAAGTCATCCTGGAGACGGGGTATCTCAACGATGAAGAGAAGATAAAGGCGTGCGCTCTGACCAAGGCCGCGGGCGCGAGCTTCGTGAAGACTTCGACGGGCTTTGGACCCAGGGGCGCGAGCGTTGAGGACATACGGCTGATGAGGAAGGTCGTCGGCGAGGAGATGGGAGTGAAGGCCGCGGGCGGTATCAAGACGGCAGAGGATTTGAAGAAAATGGTGGAGGCCGGAGCGACCCGCATAGGCACGAGCGCGAGCATAAAGATAATAGGATCTGCGTGA
- a CDS encoding STAS domain-containing protein, whose protein sequence is MKIDKQINKGVVILRLNGDLTGGPDGDLFHDTIKLAIAAGNNKVLVDMGNVYLVNSTGLGLLIAALTSTKNAGGSLRLLNVTKRIESLLVVTKLSLIFKTFKNEEEALASFA, encoded by the coding sequence GTGAAAATCGACAAACAGATTAACAAGGGCGTGGTGATTCTTCGCCTGAATGGCGATCTTACCGGGGGGCCGGATGGCGACCTCTTTCACGATACGATCAAACTCGCCATTGCAGCGGGCAACAACAAGGTCTTGGTGGACATGGGCAATGTCTACCTTGTGAACAGCACCGGCCTTGGACTTCTCATCGCTGCACTGACGAGCACGAAGAACGCAGGCGGCTCGCTTAGACTCCTCAACGTCACGAAGAGGATTGAGAGCCTTCTCGTAGTCACAAAGCTCAGCCTCATCTTCAAGACCTTCAAGAATGAGGAAGAGGCTCTGGCGAGCTTTGCGTGA
- the cdd gene encoding cytidine deaminase, protein MAAKTDLFRIARKAMKNSRAPFSKLKVGVALRAASGKIYAGSNIETASLGLTICAERVALFSAIAHGERKFKEIAIVSSAAEPISPCGACRQVMWELCGDMGVSIHNLKGAKKEFKLSELLPFPFEKF, encoded by the coding sequence TTGGCAGCAAAGACTGATCTATTTCGAATCGCAAGGAAGGCCATGAAGAACAGCAGGGCTCCCTTTTCGAAGCTCAAGGTTGGCGTGGCGTTGAGAGCTGCAAGCGGGAAAATCTATGCAGGGTCAAATATCGAGACGGCTTCGTTGGGTCTGACCATTTGCGCGGAGAGAGTGGCGCTTTTCTCGGCCATCGCGCACGGGGAGAGAAAATTCAAGGAAATCGCCATTGTTTCTTCGGCCGCCGAGCCCATTTCACCTTGCGGGGCGTGCAGACAAGTGATGTGGGAGTTGTGCGGCGACATGGGGGTGTCAATACATAATCTCAAAGGTGCGAAGAAGGAATTCAAACTCTCTGAACTCCTTCCGTTTCCGTTCGAGAAATTCTAG
- the tyrS gene encoding tyrosine--tRNA ligase, producing the protein MKWLPVDEQLRIIKTGTEEIIPEREMLTKLERAVRENRPLRVKQGFDPTAPDVHLGHTVGLRKLKQFQELGHQVVLIVGDYTGMVGDPSGLSETRPQLSHEDVMRNAKTYQEQFFKVVDAEKTEVRFNGEWFGKMTFVDIMRLASKVTVARLLERDDFAKRYAGNLPIGLHELYYPVMQAYDSVAVTADVEIGATEQKFNLLMGRQMQQIHGQEPQIALTLPVLEGIDGVQRMSKSLGNYVGVSEKPAEMFGKIMSIPDPLVIRYFELLTSLAPSEIEKKSRALSSGSINPRDLKSELAETIVSIYHGEALAASARKEFDKVFRDKGVPDDVPSVEVAAPGGTLWIVNLLRETKLVGSGSEGRRLVREGAVEIDGVPVTDERAEIGFEEGREILVRVGKRRFARVRGLVKKKS; encoded by the coding sequence ATGAAGTGGCTTCCGGTTGATGAACAGCTAAGGATTATCAAGACGGGAACGGAGGAGATCATTCCCGAACGCGAGATGCTCACGAAACTCGAGAGAGCCGTCCGGGAGAATCGCCCTCTGCGGGTCAAACAAGGCTTCGATCCCACTGCTCCCGACGTTCACCTGGGGCATACGGTGGGCCTAAGAAAGTTGAAGCAATTCCAGGAATTGGGGCATCAAGTCGTCCTCATCGTCGGCGACTACACGGGCATGGTGGGGGACCCGAGCGGGCTCAGCGAGACCAGGCCGCAGCTCAGTCATGAAGATGTGATGAGAAACGCCAAGACTTATCAAGAGCAGTTCTTCAAAGTAGTCGACGCGGAAAAGACCGAGGTACGATTCAACGGCGAATGGTTCGGCAAGATGACTTTTGTGGACATCATGCGTCTGGCATCAAAGGTCACGGTGGCAAGGCTCCTTGAGCGCGACGACTTTGCGAAGCGCTATGCCGGCAATCTTCCTATCGGCCTGCACGAGCTTTACTACCCTGTGATGCAAGCGTACGACTCGGTCGCGGTCACGGCGGACGTTGAGATAGGCGCCACAGAGCAGAAATTCAATCTTCTCATGGGGAGGCAGATGCAGCAGATTCACGGGCAAGAGCCGCAGATCGCGCTCACCCTCCCCGTGCTCGAGGGAATAGATGGCGTCCAGCGAATGAGCAAGAGCCTGGGAAACTACGTCGGTGTCTCCGAGAAACCCGCCGAAATGTTCGGCAAGATCATGTCTATACCAGACCCCCTCGTCATCCGGTACTTTGAGCTTCTGACCTCGCTGGCGCCCTCGGAGATTGAGAAAAAATCGCGAGCCCTGTCTTCCGGGTCGATCAATCCGCGCGATCTGAAGAGCGAGCTTGCGGAGACCATAGTGAGCATCTATCACGGGGAAGCTCTTGCAGCGAGCGCCCGGAAAGAATTCGACAAGGTGTTCCGCGACAAGGGGGTTCCTGATGACGTGCCTTCGGTCGAAGTGGCGGCTCCCGGCGGAACGCTCTGGATTGTCAACCTACTGAGGGAGACCAAGCTCGTCGGCTCGGGTTCCGAAGGCAGGAGACTCGTTCGAGAGGGAGCCGTCGAAATAGACGGAGTTCCGGTCACTGACGAGAGGGCAGAGATCGGTTTCGAGGAGGGTAGGGAGATACTGGTCAGGGTCGGAAAACGGCGTTTCGCGCGGGTCAGGGGCTTGGTGAAAAAAAAGAGTTGA
- a CDS encoding peptide MFS transporter, producing the protein MSNPTVPQSSDTTWMGHPRGLMTLFFTELWERFSYYGMRGILVLFLVDAMRGGFHMSTATAAAIYGLYTSMVYLVALPGGWIADNLTGQRNAIFAGGVIIACGHFSMAIPTTYTFYQGLILIIIGTGLLKPNVSAIVGGLYPEGGARRDAGFSIFYMGINIGALCGPLICGYLGENVNWHYGFGAAGVGMVLGLIQYRLGYKYFHTVGVMSREDKERSSSAKRKLAIGVGSLVGVIALLAILRLSVFKFTIQGFAQGLGYFVIVLAILYFSLIIFLGKLETAEKKRVAVIFLLFIGAALFWSGFEQAGSSMNLFAERLTDRVLLGWEMPASWLQSVNPVFIIVLAPVFGWLWVALASKKREPSIPVKFFAGLVLLGVGFLVMAWGSLYVSGSGPGVSPMWLVVTYFMHTLGELCLSPVGLSSVTKLAPKRLVGQMMGTWFMGAALGNLIAGLVAGRFETLPLPKLFLIVAVTAAGTGFLFLIFSKPIRRLIDTRTV; encoded by the coding sequence ATGAGTAACCCAACTGTGCCGCAGAGCAGTGACACAACCTGGATGGGGCACCCGCGCGGCCTGATGACCCTCTTTTTCACGGAGCTTTGGGAACGGTTCAGCTACTATGGCATGCGCGGAATCCTCGTGCTGTTTCTGGTAGACGCCATGCGGGGCGGATTCCACATGAGCACAGCCACGGCCGCGGCGATCTACGGGCTTTACACATCCATGGTCTATCTCGTCGCGCTGCCGGGGGGTTGGATTGCGGACAATCTGACGGGACAACGGAACGCCATTTTTGCGGGCGGGGTCATCATTGCTTGCGGTCACTTCAGCATGGCGATTCCGACGACGTACACGTTCTATCAGGGTCTCATCCTTATCATCATCGGCACTGGGTTATTGAAGCCGAATGTGAGCGCGATTGTCGGCGGCCTGTATCCTGAGGGCGGCGCACGGCGCGACGCCGGTTTCTCCATCTTCTACATGGGCATCAATATCGGTGCCCTGTGCGGTCCACTCATCTGCGGATATCTCGGTGAAAACGTCAACTGGCATTACGGGTTCGGCGCTGCCGGCGTCGGCATGGTGCTCGGGCTCATCCAGTACAGGTTGGGCTACAAGTACTTCCACACCGTCGGCGTTATGAGTCGCGAAGACAAGGAGAGAAGTAGCTCAGCCAAGCGCAAGCTGGCCATAGGGGTCGGATCTCTGGTCGGGGTGATCGCGCTCCTGGCGATCCTGCGGCTGAGCGTGTTCAAGTTCACGATCCAAGGGTTCGCTCAAGGACTCGGCTACTTTGTCATCGTTCTTGCCATCCTCTATTTCTCTCTGATCATATTCCTTGGAAAACTGGAAACTGCCGAGAAGAAACGGGTCGCCGTCATATTCCTCCTGTTCATCGGCGCGGCGCTCTTCTGGTCAGGCTTCGAGCAGGCCGGCTCCTCGATGAATCTCTTCGCCGAGCGTTTGACGGACCGCGTCCTCCTCGGGTGGGAGATGCCGGCGAGTTGGCTCCAGTCGGTAAATCCGGTCTTCATCATCGTGTTGGCGCCGGTTTTCGGCTGGCTTTGGGTCGCACTGGCCTCCAAGAAGCGTGAGCCCTCGATACCTGTCAAGTTCTTCGCCGGCCTCGTCCTCCTAGGCGTCGGATTCCTGGTAATGGCGTGGGGATCGCTGTACGTTTCTGGAAGCGGGCCGGGCGTGAGTCCCATGTGGTTGGTGGTCACCTATTTCATGCATACGCTCGGAGAGCTGTGTCTGAGCCCCGTAGGGCTCAGCAGCGTCACCAAGCTCGCACCCAAGCGTCTCGTCGGCCAGATGATGGGGACTTGGTTCATGGGTGCCGCCCTGGGTAATCTCATTGCGGGCCTGGTCGCGGGACGGTTCGAGACCCTACCGCTGCCGAAACTATTCCTCATAGTAGCAGTGACCGCTGCAGGGACCGGTTTCCTCTTCCTAATCTTCAGCAAACCCATCAGGAGGCTGATCGACACCAGGACGGTCTGA
- a CDS encoding phosphopentomutase yields MRIIVIVLDGVGIGELPDAALYGDAGSDTLGNTCQAMGGLSLPNLERLGLGHLGNFKGVSAITNPEASYGKLEERSPGKDSTSGHWELMGVILERPFPTYPNGFPESVVREFETRIGRRVIGNMPYSGTEIIKLLGDEHVKTGCPILYTSADSVFQLAAHEDVIPVKQLYDYCIVARDFLIGEHGVARVIARPFSGKSGSYQRTTRRKDFSIPPTGDTILDILETKGVEVLAVGKVADLFAGRGFTREIRAKSNTEGMGALTAGLGDSEERFVLANLGDFDTLWGHRNDVKAFAQGLVEFDCWLGGFLSELSFDDVLFITGDHGCDPTTPSTDHSREYVPVLVYGRRLWKGVNLGTRTSFADLGATVADLMGIDGTGKGTSFAKEIGFGSKD; encoded by the coding sequence ATGCGTATCATCGTAATAGTACTTGACGGAGTCGGTATAGGGGAGCTTCCGGATGCCGCGCTTTATGGCGACGCCGGCAGCGACACGCTGGGGAACACCTGCCAGGCGATGGGTGGGCTTTCTCTGCCCAATCTGGAGAGGCTCGGCCTGGGTCACCTCGGGAATTTCAAAGGCGTGAGTGCCATTACGAATCCGGAGGCGTCCTACGGGAAACTGGAAGAGAGGTCTCCCGGCAAGGACAGCACTTCGGGCCACTGGGAGCTCATGGGTGTCATTCTGGAAAGACCCTTTCCGACCTATCCAAACGGTTTTCCCGAGAGCGTCGTTCGAGAGTTCGAGACCAGAATTGGACGGCGCGTGATCGGAAACATGCCTTACTCCGGCACCGAGATTATCAAGTTGCTCGGGGACGAACACGTGAAGACGGGTTGTCCCATTCTCTACACGTCCGCGGACAGTGTCTTTCAGCTCGCCGCTCATGAAGACGTGATTCCAGTCAAGCAGCTCTACGACTACTGCATCGTGGCCAGGGACTTTCTGATCGGCGAACACGGCGTCGCGAGAGTGATTGCGAGGCCGTTCTCGGGGAAGAGCGGCAGCTATCAGAGGACCACGAGAAGAAAGGATTTCTCAATTCCACCGACGGGCGATACAATTCTAGACATTCTCGAGACTAAAGGTGTTGAGGTTCTGGCCGTCGGCAAGGTGGCCGACCTTTTCGCCGGACGCGGTTTCACGCGCGAGATCAGAGCCAAGTCAAACACCGAAGGGATGGGGGCTCTTACGGCTGGCCTCGGCGATTCTGAGGAGAGATTTGTGCTGGCCAATCTTGGGGATTTTGATACCCTGTGGGGACATCGAAACGACGTGAAGGCATTCGCGCAGGGTCTGGTGGAATTCGACTGCTGGCTCGGAGGTTTCTTGAGCGAGCTCTCATTTGATGATGTATTGTTTATCACGGGTGACCACGGATGTGATCCAACGACTCCCAGCACTGATCATTCACGCGAGTACGTCCCGGTTCTGGTCTACGGTCGGAGACTGTGGAAGGGAGTGAATCTCGGCACGAGAACCAGCTTCGCAGATCTGGGAGCCACCGTTGCGGATCTGATGGGTATAGACGGAACCGGGAAGGGAACTAGCTTTGCAAAGGAGATTGGATTTGGCAGCAAAGACTGA
- a CDS encoding PBP1A family penicillin-binding protein, whose translation MKETRARSVYTKYTVSFLVMSLFLLAGILFSAFRWASMGLPSPQKLQTIEPAVKTEVYDASGKLVHEFFKENRSLVPLNRIPGNLVNGIIVVEDRQFRRHWGIDIFGIGRAAVKNTFAGKVREGASTITMQLARNLFLTRERTMSRKIKEAILALRIERMYSKDEILQMYFNQIYFGDGAYGVQAASRIFFGKNIEELDLPECALLAGLPRNPREYSPRRHPEVALRRRNLVLSVMRDEGIITKEEYSSAADAPLGVTPGRMSANQAPYFIEAVRQYLDERYGTNQIYEGGLKVYTTLDLNLQRAAEMVFEKDLCELEKTMQYKVQRCELTSEEQTRARQSDFTSYVQGAVVMIDPRNGYVRALIGGRDFRDSPFNRAIQAKRQPGSAFKPFIYTAAIDNQFKPTDLIEDEPVNFLGAGGRFWTPQNYDATFRGPVTLRYALQQSINIPAIKLLRSLGPTTVASYARRMGVRSPIANDLTIALGTSEVSLIELTSAFAVFADQGIRAEPIMVLRVEDKEGNALEKNRARTEEALSAQTSYIMTNMLESVINHGTGYDARLRGFLEPAAGKTGTTDDFTDAWFVGFTPQIVAGVWVGFDKKKPLGPGMTGNRVALPIWTDIMLAASSLYKFTDFPVPEGVTFVEICAKSGLLALDTCPKKTTEVFREGEEPTEFCYMHAGGQSRKDLSEELMRRKPKKEGA comes from the coding sequence ATGAAAGAAACACGCGCCAGAAGCGTCTACACAAAGTACACCGTTTCCTTTCTGGTGATGTCCCTCTTTCTCCTGGCCGGCATCCTCTTCAGTGCGTTCCGTTGGGCCAGCATGGGACTTCCCTCGCCCCAAAAGCTACAAACCATTGAACCCGCTGTCAAGACTGAAGTATACGACGCAAGCGGAAAGCTCGTCCACGAGTTCTTCAAGGAGAACCGTTCCCTCGTGCCGCTCAACAGAATTCCCGGCAATCTGGTCAACGGAATAATCGTTGTCGAAGACAGACAGTTCCGCAGGCACTGGGGCATTGACATTTTTGGAATAGGACGTGCCGCCGTCAAGAATACCTTCGCGGGAAAGGTCCGCGAGGGAGCAAGCACCATAACGATGCAGCTCGCCAGAAACCTCTTCCTCACTCGCGAAAGAACCATGAGTAGAAAGATCAAGGAGGCAATACTCGCCCTCAGAATAGAAAGGATGTATTCGAAGGACGAGATTCTGCAGATGTACTTTAACCAGATCTACTTCGGCGACGGCGCATACGGGGTGCAGGCTGCTTCGCGCATATTCTTCGGCAAGAACATAGAGGAGCTCGACCTTCCGGAGTGCGCTCTGCTTGCCGGCCTGCCAAGAAATCCGAGGGAGTATTCTCCGAGACGTCACCCAGAAGTGGCTCTGAGACGGAGGAACCTTGTCCTGAGTGTGATGAGGGACGAAGGCATTATCACCAAAGAAGAATACAGTTCTGCCGCGGACGCCCCGCTCGGGGTGACTCCGGGCAGGATGAGCGCAAATCAGGCGCCTTACTTCATCGAGGCCGTAAGACAGTATCTGGACGAGAGATACGGAACCAACCAGATCTACGAGGGCGGCCTCAAGGTCTACACGACGCTTGATCTGAATCTGCAGAGAGCCGCTGAAATGGTTTTCGAGAAGGACTTGTGTGAGCTCGAGAAGACGATGCAATACAAAGTGCAGCGCTGCGAGCTGACGTCGGAAGAGCAGACCAGGGCCAGACAAAGTGATTTTACTTCCTACGTCCAGGGCGCGGTCGTGATGATCGATCCTCGCAATGGCTATGTCAGAGCGCTGATCGGGGGCAGGGATTTCAGGGACAGTCCCTTTAATCGCGCCATTCAAGCCAAGCGCCAGCCCGGCTCTGCCTTCAAGCCTTTCATCTATACCGCCGCCATTGACAACCAATTCAAGCCGACGGACTTGATTGAAGACGAACCCGTGAATTTCTTGGGAGCGGGAGGCAGGTTCTGGACGCCTCAGAACTACGACGCCACATTCAGGGGACCCGTAACGCTGAGGTACGCGCTTCAGCAGTCGATAAACATCCCGGCGATCAAGCTTCTGAGGAGTCTGGGGCCGACGACGGTGGCTTCGTATGCAAGAAGAATGGGGGTGCGTTCACCCATAGCAAATGATCTTACGATTGCGCTGGGAACTTCGGAGGTCTCGCTGATCGAGCTCACCTCGGCCTTTGCAGTGTTTGCGGACCAGGGCATAAGAGCCGAACCGATCATGGTGCTCAGAGTGGAGGACAAAGAAGGAAACGCGCTCGAGAAGAACAGGGCTCGCACCGAGGAGGCTCTGAGCGCTCAAACCAGCTACATAATGACGAACATGCTCGAGAGCGTGATCAACCACGGAACAGGCTACGACGCAAGGCTGAGGGGCTTCCTCGAACCTGCGGCAGGAAAGACCGGAACGACCGATGATTTCACGGACGCCTGGTTCGTTGGCTTCACTCCTCAGATCGTAGCGGGAGTCTGGGTGGGTTTTGACAAGAAGAAACCCCTCGGCCCCGGTATGACAGGCAACAGGGTCGCTCTCCCGATATGGACCGACATCATGCTGGCCGCGAGCAGCCTCTACAAGTTCACGGATTTCCCTGTGCCCGAGGGTGTGACCTTTGTGGAAATCTGCGCAAAGTCGGGTCTGCTGGCACTCGACACCTGCCCGAAGAAAACCACGGAGGTCTTCCGCGAGGGGGAAGAGCCTACGGAATTCTGCTACATGCACGCCGGAGGCCAATCACGCAAGGATCTTTCGGAAGAACTGATGAGGAGAAAACCCAAGAAAGAGGGCGCGTGA
- the alr gene encoding alanine racemase: protein MKFPAWVEIDLDCLAGNITLLKGMTGPGTKICLVVKADAYGHGSVEVSRAALEAGVDVLGVATLHEAIELRKARVSAPVLILSPSLSSEIEEIITYGLRPSISSLDFARKLSQASQKRSKTTPFHVEVDTGMGRTGFDYDSAYENLKAVASLPNVVMEGIYTHFPDAENQDLSFARGQLERFEILLSRLKEDGITFEIVHAANSAGILNVPQSLFNMVRPGLMVYGLRPAGEGASTCEVRPVMSFKSCIVQLRRVSSGSYISYGRTYRVPKDSLIGVVPVGYGHGYSWSLSNAGQMLVRGKRAPVVGRVTMDLTMLDVSDVPDVKEGDEVVLFGRQGAEEITADEVALKAGTVSYEILCSIGKRVVRTFIRNKRPAKVITLVGERKEVGPTEGGEYCQPAVHYISVPAMSEERG, encoded by the coding sequence ATGAAATTCCCAGCCTGGGTTGAAATAGACCTCGATTGTCTTGCCGGGAACATCACTCTCCTGAAGGGGATGACCGGCCCGGGCACGAAGATATGCCTGGTCGTGAAGGCCGACGCCTACGGTCACGGTTCGGTAGAGGTGTCTCGAGCCGCACTTGAAGCAGGCGTAGACGTGCTGGGCGTTGCGACGCTCCACGAAGCGATCGAGTTGCGTAAGGCCAGAGTATCGGCTCCCGTGCTCATCCTGAGCCCTTCACTTTCTTCGGAGATCGAAGAGATCATCACCTACGGACTGCGCCCTTCGATTTCGAGTCTCGATTTCGCGCGAAAGCTCTCGCAAGCGAGCCAGAAGCGGTCGAAGACCACCCCCTTTCATGTGGAAGTCGACACTGGCATGGGAAGGACTGGATTCGATTACGATTCGGCGTACGAGAATTTGAAAGCCGTCGCCTCCTTGCCCAACGTTGTGATGGAGGGAATCTACACGCATTTTCCCGACGCGGAGAACCAAGACTTAAGCTTCGCGCGGGGACAACTCGAGAGATTTGAGATTCTCCTTTCTCGTCTCAAAGAAGACGGAATCACATTCGAGATCGTTCATGCCGCAAACAGCGCGGGCATCCTCAACGTGCCTCAATCCCTTTTCAACATGGTGAGGCCGGGTCTCATGGTCTACGGGTTGCGCCCGGCCGGCGAAGGAGCTTCTACATGTGAAGTCAGGCCCGTGATGAGCTTCAAGAGCTGCATCGTGCAGCTGCGGCGCGTGAGCAGCGGGAGCTACATCAGTTACGGCAGAACCTACCGCGTGCCGAAAGACTCGTTGATCGGAGTCGTGCCCGTCGGCTACGGACACGGATATAGTTGGAGCTTGTCAAACGCCGGGCAGATGCTTGTTCGGGGTAAGCGTGCTCCGGTCGTCGGAAGGGTGACGATGGACCTCACTATGCTTGACGTGAGCGACGTGCCTGACGTGAAAGAAGGGGATGAAGTAGTTCTCTTCGGGAGGCAGGGCGCCGAGGAGATTACCGCCGACGAAGTCGCTCTCAAAGCGGGGACCGTCAGTTATGAGATACTGTGCTCGATAGGAAAGAGAGTCGTAAGGACGTTCATTCGTAACAAACGACCGGCCAAGGTGATTACACTCGTAGGCGAACGGAAGGAGGTTGGGCCAACCGAGGGCGGTGAGTACTGTCAACCTGCAGTGCATTACATCTCTGTCCCGGCCATGTCTGAAGAAAGAGGGTGA